One window of Candidatus Binatota bacterium genomic DNA carries:
- a CDS encoding TIGR03560 family F420-dependent LLM class oxidoreductase, whose product MAVEYGTFVPQGWRMEMQHLQGGESQWNALTASARALEDAGYDSLWLYDHFHTVPRPAMEPTFECWSTMAALSQVTSRVRLGQLVTCSAYRNPAYLAKLASCVDVMSGGRVDLGLGAGWKTEEFEAYEYPFAGIRERLDRMEDTARICRAMFADEKATVEGVHHRVTDAINEPKPLQAGGPPIWIGTQGEKVGLRMVAEVADGWNHNRGPDEYERKREILAGHCRDRGRDPDSVRISVENTCVIYESEAELRDFAARWWPHYNEKQLTKFLANCWTGRAEDIAAEIRFFTERGASLVICWFQDLCDAGGEDSQARRFMREVVPLV is encoded by the coding sequence ATGGCCGTTGAATATGGAACGTTCGTGCCGCAGGGCTGGCGCATGGAGATGCAGCATCTCCAGGGCGGCGAGTCCCAGTGGAATGCCTTGACCGCGAGTGCGCGCGCGCTTGAAGACGCTGGCTACGACTCGTTGTGGTTGTACGACCACTTTCACACCGTGCCGCGCCCGGCCATGGAGCCAACCTTCGAGTGCTGGAGTACGATGGCCGCTCTCTCGCAGGTGACAAGCCGAGTGCGCTTGGGACAGTTGGTGACCTGCAGCGCCTACCGTAACCCGGCTTACCTCGCCAAGCTCGCCAGCTGCGTGGACGTGATGAGCGGCGGCAGGGTCGACCTGGGTTTAGGCGCCGGCTGGAAAACCGAGGAGTTCGAGGCCTACGAGTACCCGTTTGCCGGCATACGCGAGCGGCTCGACCGCATGGAGGATACGGCGCGCATCTGCCGGGCGATGTTCGCAGACGAGAAAGCCACCGTGGAGGGTGTGCACCACCGGGTGACCGACGCCATAAACGAGCCAAAGCCGCTGCAGGCCGGGGGGCCCCCGATATGGATAGGCACGCAGGGCGAAAAAGTCGGCCTGCGCATGGTGGCCGAAGTGGCCGACGGCTGGAACCATAACCGCGGGCCCGACGAGTACGAGCGCAAGCGCGAGATCCTTGCAGGGCACTGTCGCGACCGCGGCCGCGACCCCGACAGCGTGCGCATATCGGTGGAGAACACCTGCGTGATCTACGAGAGCGAAGCCGAGCTACGTGATTTTGCCGCACGCTGGTGGCCGCACTACAACGAAAAACAACTCACCAAGTTCCTGGCCAATTGCTGGACGGGCCGGGCCGAAGACATCGCGGCCGAGATAAGGTTTTTTACCGAGCGGGGCGCGTCGCTGGTGATCTGCTGGTTCCAGGACCTCTGCGACGCCGGCGGTGAGGATTCGCAGGCACGCCGATTTATGCGCGAGGTAGTGCCGCTGGTCTGA
- a CDS encoding propionyl-CoA carboxylase yields MGWDKETEGIRARREAALAMGGAEAVERQHGKGRLTVRERIDVLVDEGSFAEQGPMAGHSEIDDEGRLVEFTPGNYVLGMARLDGRPCVVGGEDFTLKGGSPTPAGLRKSVYAEQLAVQYRVPLVRLLEGGGGSVAGTRGGKNAGKGGGGAHAGDPVYVTPRFMSFAEAMAAVPVVSVALGPVAGFPAARLVSSHFSIMVRDTSQVLIAGPAVVERALGEKKTKEELGGAAVHMHSGVVDNLADDEAGALAQVRRFLSYLPTNVWEPAPRVACDDDPSRAESELNSIIPRDRRKAFDIRRVLELVFDAGSFFEMSAGYGPSQVTGLARLDGQAVGVWANDCRFWAGAMDADGAQKARRFIDLCDSFHLPIISLVDEPGFMIGTGAEAAGTIRYGAQTIFAANQSSVPWAAVHLRKAFGVAAAAHFGPDSYVLAWPSAESGALPVEGGVAVAFGREIAAADDPDALRSELEEQFAASRTPFPRAESFGVHDLIEPAETRERLCRWVEWIQPRLATLVGPTSHTVRP; encoded by the coding sequence GTGGGCTGGGACAAGGAAACCGAGGGGATACGGGCGCGCCGCGAGGCCGCGCTGGCCATGGGCGGCGCCGAGGCCGTTGAGCGTCAGCACGGCAAGGGCCGCCTGACGGTGCGCGAGCGCATTGACGTGCTGGTCGACGAGGGGAGCTTCGCCGAGCAGGGCCCGATGGCCGGTCACTCCGAGATCGACGACGAGGGACGCCTGGTCGAATTCACGCCGGGCAACTACGTGCTGGGCATGGCGCGCCTGGACGGTCGGCCCTGCGTGGTAGGGGGCGAGGATTTCACGCTCAAGGGCGGGTCGCCCACGCCGGCCGGCCTGCGCAAGAGCGTCTACGCCGAGCAACTGGCCGTGCAGTACCGGGTGCCCCTGGTGCGCCTGCTCGAGGGCGGCGGCGGCAGCGTGGCCGGAACACGTGGCGGCAAGAACGCGGGCAAGGGTGGCGGCGGAGCCCACGCCGGCGATCCGGTTTACGTTACGCCCAGGTTCATGTCGTTTGCCGAGGCCATGGCGGCGGTGCCCGTGGTGTCGGTGGCACTGGGGCCGGTGGCGGGTTTCCCGGCTGCGCGCCTGGTGTCTTCTCACTTTTCCATAATGGTGCGCGATACATCCCAGGTGCTCATCGCCGGGCCGGCGGTTGTTGAGCGCGCGCTGGGCGAGAAGAAAACCAAGGAAGAACTCGGCGGTGCGGCCGTGCACATGCACAGCGGCGTGGTCGACAACCTGGCCGACGACGAAGCGGGTGCGCTGGCGCAGGTAAGGCGCTTTCTTTCCTACCTGCCCACCAACGTCTGGGAGCCGGCGCCCCGGGTGGCCTGCGACGACGATCCATCCCGGGCCGAAAGCGAACTCAACTCGATCATCCCGCGCGACCGTCGCAAGGCCTTCGACATCAGGCGGGTGTTGGAACTGGTATTTGACGCGGGCAGTTTCTTCGAGATGTCGGCCGGCTACGGGCCTTCGCAGGTCACCGGCCTGGCGCGACTGGACGGGCAGGCGGTGGGCGTGTGGGCCAACGACTGCCGCTTCTGGGCTGGCGCGATGGACGCCGACGGGGCGCAGAAGGCCAGGCGTTTCATTGACCTCTGTGACAGCTTTCACCTGCCCATCATCAGCCTGGTCGACGAGCCCGGTTTCATGATAGGCACCGGTGCCGAGGCGGCCGGCACCATCCGCTACGGCGCGCAGACCATATTTGCGGCCAACCAGTCATCGGTGCCCTGGGCGGCGGTTCACCTGCGCAAGGCCTTCGGCGTGGCCGCCGCGGCCCATTTCGGCCCGGACTCGTACGTGCTGGCCTGGCCCTCGGCCGAGAGCGGCGCGCTGCCCGTCGAGGGTGGCGTGGCGGTGGCCTTCGGACGCGAGATAGCCGCCGCCGATGATCCCGACGCCCTTCGCAGCGAGCTCGAGGAACAGTTCGCCGCCTCGCGCACGCCGTTTCCGCGCGCCGAGTCCTTCGGTGTGCACGATCTCATCGAGCCCGCCGAAACCCGCGAGCGCCTGTGCCGCTGGGTGGAGTGGATACAGCCGCGCCTGGCCACGCTGGTGGGGCCCACCAGTCATACGGTTCGCCCTTGA